The Deltaproteobacteria bacterium genome window below encodes:
- a CDS encoding NAD(P)H-hydrate dehydratase: protein MIVVTSQQMRELDRLTIQKHGVPSLTLMERAGAGIAQAILEKFGKAAKRGVLIVCGKGNNGGDGFAVARLLKKKRIPCEVALLARQEQLSPDAAHNLRLFLKLKGKVSEIAADQLFLLQRCIHAKGLLVDAILGTGMKNEVRGLFAEAINLMNASGLPTIAVDIPSGLDTDRGVPLSVSIQAEMTVALGYAKLGEVIHPGLDYCGDLVVADIGIDHRALDEVAPKTELLTAKQVATLVPRRGADTHKGTYGHVVVMAGSRGKTGAAILACRAAMRTGAGLVTLAAPRGLNNIFASSLIEVMAEPLADNGSDEMDALNDDDWRRLLDRKSSFLFGPGIGMTDTTRNTLCWLLRNLDIPWVIDADGLNNLALELDRLRHAKVPPVLTPHPGEMARLLGTSNSAINQNRVEVAREFVTKHHCHLVLKGARTVIATADGKVFINPTGNPGMASGGMGDVLAGILAALLGQGLPPEDAMKLGVYLHGFAGDRGAASRGQIGLIASDIIDGLPSGLRDLAVIDS from the coding sequence ATGATCGTCGTTACTTCCCAGCAAATGCGTGAGCTGGATCGCTTGACGATCCAGAAGCATGGCGTGCCCAGCTTGACGCTGATGGAGCGGGCCGGCGCAGGCATCGCTCAGGCGATTCTTGAAAAATTTGGCAAGGCCGCCAAGCGCGGTGTTTTGATCGTCTGTGGCAAGGGCAATAACGGCGGCGACGGTTTCGCCGTTGCTCGACTGCTCAAGAAGAAGCGCATTCCGTGTGAAGTTGCCTTGCTGGCGCGCCAAGAACAACTCTCGCCTGACGCTGCGCACAATCTCAGACTCTTTCTCAAACTCAAAGGCAAAGTCTCTGAAATTGCTGCCGATCAGCTGTTCTTGCTGCAGCGGTGCATCCACGCCAAAGGTTTGCTAGTGGACGCCATTCTCGGCACCGGCATGAAGAACGAGGTGCGCGGCCTCTTCGCCGAGGCGATCAACTTGATGAACGCTTCCGGGCTGCCCACCATCGCGGTCGATATTCCTTCCGGGCTGGATACGGATCGGGGCGTGCCACTAAGTGTATCGATTCAAGCGGAGATGACGGTGGCGCTCGGCTACGCCAAACTGGGCGAAGTGATCCACCCTGGGTTGGATTACTGCGGTGATTTGGTCGTGGCCGATATAGGGATTGATCATCGTGCGCTCGATGAAGTCGCACCGAAAACGGAGCTACTGACGGCCAAGCAAGTTGCGACGCTTGTGCCGCGCCGCGGGGCCGACACGCATAAGGGGACCTACGGTCATGTGGTCGTCATGGCCGGCTCGCGCGGCAAAACCGGCGCGGCGATACTCGCCTGCCGGGCGGCGATGCGCACGGGAGCGGGCCTGGTGACCCTGGCGGCGCCGCGCGGGTTGAACAATATTTTCGCTTCGTCGTTGATCGAAGTTATGGCCGAGCCATTGGCAGACAACGGCAGCGACGAAATGGATGCTTTAAACGATGATGATTGGCGGCGGCTGCTGGACCGCAAAAGTTCATTTCTCTTTGGCCCCGGTATTGGTATGACCGACACGACGCGCAACACCCTGTGTTGGCTGCTGCGCAATCTCGACATACCGTGGGTTATCGACGCCGACGGCTTGAATAATCTGGCGCTGGAACTCGACCGTTTGCGCCATGCCAAGGTGCCGCCGGTTCTTACGCCCCATCCAGGCGAAATGGCGCGCCTGCTTGGCACCAGTAATTCCGCCATTAACCAAAACCGCGTCGAGGTCGCCCGCGAATTTGTGACGAAACATCATTGCCATCTGGTGCTCAAAGGTGCGCGCACCGTGATTGCCACCGCCGATGGTAAAGTCTTTATCAATCCCACCGGCAACCCGGGCATGGCCAGCGGCGGCATGGGCGACGTTTTGGCCGGCATTCTGGCTGCCTTGCTTGGACAGGGGCTGCCTCCTGAAGACGCCATGAAGCTTGGGGTCTACCTGCACGGCTTCGCCGGCGACCGCGGTGCTGCTAGCCGCGGCCAAATCGGACTTATTGCGTCTGATATCATCGATGGCCTCCCCTCTGGCCTGCGCGACCTGGCAGTGATAGATTCTTAG
- a CDS encoding pyridoxine 5'-phosphate synthase, with protein sequence MIRLGINVDHVATVRQARGIDIPDPVEAALLAEKAGANGITVHLREDRRHIQERDVLTLLKRARTKVNLEMAVTPAMVALAAKHKPADACFVPEKRAELTTEGGLDVVRHRGKVADAVARLQDRSVNVALFIDPVKAQIDVAREVNAHAIEIHTGTYCNVNGAKREKELRTIVEAARYAKSLGLEVHGGHGLNYENVQPIARIPEIVELNIGHSVIARAVIVGIQQAVREMKNLLNRAHSS encoded by the coding sequence ATGATCCGCCTCGGCATCAACGTCGATCACGTCGCCACCGTGCGCCAAGCGCGCGGCATCGACATTCCCGATCCGGTGGAAGCCGCGCTGCTGGCGGAGAAGGCCGGCGCAAACGGCATCACCGTGCATCTGCGCGAGGACCGGCGCCACATTCAAGAACGCGATGTTTTAACTCTACTCAAGCGAGCCCGGACCAAGGTTAATTTGGAAATGGCGGTGACGCCGGCGATGGTCGCTCTTGCGGCGAAGCACAAGCCAGCCGATGCCTGCTTTGTGCCGGAGAAACGCGCCGAGCTGACCACTGAAGGGGGCTTGGACGTGGTGCGCCATCGGGGCAAAGTGGCGGACGCCGTCGCCAGGCTGCAAGACCGCAGTGTGAACGTCGCCCTATTTATCGACCCCGTCAAAGCCCAGATCGACGTCGCCCGCGAAGTCAACGCCCACGCCATCGAGATTCACACCGGCACGTATTGCAACGTGAACGGCGCCAAACGCGAGAAAGAATTGCGCACCATCGTTGAAGCGGCGCGCTATGCCAAAAGTCTGGGCCTCGAAGTCCACGGCGGCCACGGTTTGAACTACGAAAACGTCCAGCCGATTGCGCGCATCCCGGAGATCGTCGAGTTGAATATTGGCCACAGCGTCATTGCGCGAGCGGTAATTGTCGGAATTCAGCAAGCCGTGCGGGAGATGAAGAACCTTTTAAATCGTGCTCATAGCTCGTGA
- a CDS encoding phosphoglucosamine mutase, which translates to MSDKVSEKKQIKRRLFGTDGVRGVANEEPMTSEMALKLGRAIAKVLSDPIAHQRPDSGRSMPPSSSMLYSENEKHRYKILIGKDTRLSGYMLETALASGISSMGADVLLVGPLPTPGVAFLTRSMRADAGVVISASHNPFEDNGIKFFSWDGFKLPDQVEARMEEMIFSGETDRARPTGSEIGKAYRISDAVGRYNVFVKNSFPRNRTLEGLKIVVDCGHGASYKVVPEVLTELGAHVLPIGVQPDGENINRRCGALHPENARDVLLHEQADIAIALDGDADRAIFVDETGDILDGDQVLAMCAFDMLEKGTLKGNTVVATVMSNLGLELALKPKKINLLRTEVGDRYVVERMLEGDYSLGGEQSGHILFLDHNTTGDGAITCLQVLALMVEKSKRLSELKQAMTRLPQVLVNVIVQERRDFGRMPKVTKKIAEVEQALNGRGRTLIRYSGTEMLARVMLEGEQEPKIRAMAEDIANEIRAEIGTKA; encoded by the coding sequence ATGAGCGATAAAGTGAGCGAAAAAAAGCAAATCAAACGTCGCCTGTTCGGCACCGATGGAGTTCGTGGTGTCGCCAACGAAGAGCCGATGACCTCAGAGATGGCGCTCAAGCTCGGCCGGGCCATCGCCAAGGTGCTAAGCGATCCGATCGCACACCAACGGCCCGATTCAGGCCGCAGCATGCCGCCATCGAGCTCGATGCTCTATTCCGAGAACGAAAAGCATCGCTATAAGATTTTGATCGGCAAGGATACCCGGCTGTCCGGCTACATGTTGGAGACTGCGCTGGCATCGGGAATCTCGTCGATGGGCGCCGACGTTTTGCTGGTCGGTCCGTTGCCGACGCCGGGGGTGGCGTTTCTCACCCGCAGCATGCGGGCGGATGCCGGCGTGGTGATCTCCGCCTCGCATAATCCGTTCGAAGATAACGGCATTAAGTTTTTTTCCTGGGACGGCTTCAAGCTTCCCGATCAAGTGGAAGCCCGCATGGAGGAGATGATTTTCTCCGGCGAAACCGATCGCGCCCGCCCGACCGGTTCCGAGATCGGCAAAGCCTACCGGATTTCCGACGCGGTGGGGCGTTACAACGTTTTTGTCAAAAATAGTTTTCCGCGCAACCGCACGCTCGAAGGCCTCAAAATCGTCGTCGATTGCGGCCATGGCGCCTCGTACAAAGTCGTGCCAGAAGTCCTCACCGAATTGGGCGCCCATGTGCTGCCCATCGGTGTGCAGCCCGACGGCGAAAATATCAACCGGCGCTGCGGCGCGCTCCATCCGGAAAATGCCCGCGACGTGCTGCTGCACGAGCAGGCGGATATCGCCATTGCGCTCGACGGCGACGCCGACCGGGCGATTTTCGTCGACGAGACCGGCGATATTCTCGATGGCGATCAGGTGCTGGCGATGTGCGCCTTTGACATGTTGGAAAAGGGCACCTTGAAGGGCAATACCGTGGTGGCTACCGTGATGAGCAATCTCGGGTTGGAGTTGGCGTTAAAGCCCAAGAAAATAAATCTGCTGCGCACCGAGGTCGGCGATCGCTACGTGGTCGAGCGCATGCTCGAGGGCGACTATAGCCTCGGCGGCGAACAGTCGGGTCATATTCTCTTCTTGGATCACAACACGACCGGCGACGGCGCCATTACTTGCCTGCAGGTGCTGGCGCTGATGGTCGAAAAGAGCAAGCGGTTGAGCGAGCTCAAACAAGCGATGACGCGCTTGCCGCAGGTGCTCGTCAACGTCATAGTGCAGGAGCGGCGCGATTTTGGCCGCATGCCGAAAGTGACGAAAAAAATCGCCGAAGTGGAGCAGGCGCTCAACGGCCGCGGCCGCACGCTGATCCGCTATTCGGGCACGGAGATGCTCGCGCGCGTCATGTTGGAGGGCGAGCAGGAGCCCAAGATTCGCGCGATGGCGGAAGACATCGCCAACGAGATCCGCGCCGAGATCGGCACCAAGGCATGA
- a CDS encoding TIGR00159 family protein, which yields MLELIRQIRWQDLVDIGIIAFVVYRMLHIVRGSRAMQMIVGLAVILVAYVSSRALGLFTLNWILDNFLGSIILVIIVIFQSDIRRALTQVGTAPIFGAAERLVQRREDILEEVAQAAVALSEKKVGGLIVIERDVGLNEYMEIGTRLDARVSRELLESVFLPHSPIHDGALVIQKGRVTAVRCLLPLSTNPNLKKSWGTRHRAAIGVTEETDAVAIVVSEQEATIALIIGGNVTENIDGARLRTALRGLIK from the coding sequence ATGCTGGAGCTGATTCGACAAATTCGCTGGCAAGACCTGGTCGACATCGGCATTATTGCATTTGTCGTATACCGGATGCTGCACATCGTGCGCGGCAGCCGCGCCATGCAAATGATCGTCGGCCTGGCGGTCATCTTGGTCGCCTACGTTTCCTCACGCGCCTTGGGTTTGTTCACCCTCAACTGGATCCTCGATAATTTTTTGGGCTCGATCATTTTGGTCATCATTGTGATTTTCCAAAGCGACATTCGCCGCGCCCTCACCCAGGTCGGCACCGCGCCAATCTTCGGCGCAGCCGAGCGCCTGGTGCAGCGCCGCGAAGACATACTCGAAGAGGTCGCCCAGGCAGCGGTGGCGCTGTCGGAGAAAAAAGTCGGCGGCCTGATCGTCATCGAGCGCGACGTCGGTTTGAACGAATATATGGAAATCGGCACGCGCCTCGACGCGCGGGTGAGCCGCGAGTTGCTCGAAAGCGTTTTCCTGCCCCACTCACCGATCCACGACGGCGCTCTCGTCATTCAAAAGGGCCGGGTGACGGCGGTGCGCTGTCTTTTGCCGCTCAGCACTAATCCTAATCTCAAGAAAAGCTGGGGCACGCGCCACCGCGCCGCCATCGGTGTGACCGAAGAGACCGACGCCGTGGCGATTGTGGTTTCCGAGCAAGAGGCGACCATCGCTTTGATCATCGGCGGCAACGTCACCGAGAATATCGACGGCGCGCGTTTGCGCACGGCGCTGCGGGGGCTGATCAAATAG
- the folP gene encoding dihydropteroate synthase: MQANHGHTAINSCDGAAGPRTPARRGSQLQTRHGVLDYGRQTLVMGVLNVTPDSFYDGGRRLDPGRAIDDALRMAADGAAIVDVGGESTRPGAEPVSTSAELDRVLPIIEGVRRQSAVPISIDTYKAEVARAALAAGADIVNDISALRFDPAMAGLVAREQVPVILMHMQGTPRTMQGEPRYDDVVQEVRSFLLAQTNLAMGAGVARERIVIDPGIGFGKTLEHNLRLLRELPELVTVDQPLLVGASRKRFIGYLLNLEADERLEGSLAAAVAAALAGANLVRVHDVKETVRAVRIADAIRFGSTKQA, translated from the coding sequence ATGCAAGCGAATCACGGTCACACCGCAATCAACTCCTGTGACGGGGCCGCTGGGCCGCGGACGCCGGCACGGCGTGGGTCGCAGTTGCAGACACGCCATGGTGTGCTCGACTACGGGCGGCAGACGCTGGTCATGGGAGTGCTCAACGTGACTCCCGATTCGTTCTATGACGGCGGCCGTCGGCTCGATCCCGGGCGCGCCATCGACGATGCTTTGCGAATGGCTGCCGACGGCGCGGCGATCGTCGACGTCGGCGGCGAATCGACCCGTCCGGGGGCCGAGCCGGTCTCCACGAGTGCAGAGCTCGATCGGGTGCTGCCGATCATCGAAGGTGTGCGGCGCCAGTCGGCGGTGCCGATCTCCATCGATACGTACAAGGCAGAGGTGGCGCGGGCCGCGCTTGCCGCTGGGGCGGACATTGTCAATGACATCAGCGCGCTGCGCTTCGATCCGGCAATGGCTGGACTGGTGGCACGCGAGCAGGTGCCGGTGATTCTCATGCACATGCAAGGCACACCGCGCACCATGCAGGGTGAGCCGCGCTATGACGATGTCGTGCAGGAGGTCCGCAGTTTTCTCTTGGCGCAGACCAACCTGGCGATGGGCGCAGGCGTGGCGCGCGAGCGCATCGTGATCGACCCGGGTATCGGATTTGGTAAAACCTTGGAACACAATTTGCGGCTGTTGCGTGAATTGCCGGAGCTGGTGACGGTAGACCAACCGCTCCTGGTCGGCGCGTCGCGCAAGCGCTTCATAGGCTATCTGCTCAATTTGGAGGCCGACGAGCGGCTCGAGGGCAGTCTGGCCGCGGCGGTAGCTGCCGCGCTGGCCGGCGCGAATCTGGTGCGTGTGCACGATGTCAAAGAAACCGTGCGCGCCGTGCGCATCGCCGACGCCATTCGCTTTGGCTCCACGAAACAGGCATAG
- a CDS encoding ATP-dependent metallopeptidase FtsH/Yme1/Tma family protein produces the protein MSQSSKHIALWLVLALVFLVIFSVFSKQHGREPEIVFSEFMGSVERGDVQEVVIQGHNIQGKYKNGERFRTFAPNDPELVKSLREKNIKIAAKPEEDSPWYMVLLLNWFPMLLLIGVWIFFMRQMQVGGGKAMSFGKSRAKLLTENQHRVTFSDVAGVDEAKDDLQEIIAFLKDPKKFTKLGGRIPKGCLLVGPPGTGKTLLARAIAGEAGVPFFSISGSDFVEMFVGVGASRVRDLFVQGKKNAPCIIFIDEIDAVGRHRGAGLGGGHDEREQTLNQLLVEMDGFEANEGVILIAATNRPDVLDPALLRPGRFDRRVIVPRPDVKGREGILSVHTRKVPVGTDVDIGVLARATPGFAGADLENLVNEAALLAARNNKDKVDMDDFELAKDKVMMGAERRSMIISDEEKRNTAYHEAGHALVAKLLPGADPIHKVTIIPRGMALGLTQQLPMDEKHTYAKEYLLNNLVILFGGRVAEELVLEHMTTGAGNDIEKATDLARRMVCEWGMSEKLGPMTFGKKEEEIFLGRDFTQKVEYSESTAIEIDSEVRRIIQESYHKAKDLLKTNLRLLHKVAEMLLEKEVLDGSEIDTIVKEFGGNGGAPLTPSAAAAMA, from the coding sequence TTGAGTCAGTCATCGAAACATATTGCGCTATGGCTCGTCCTAGCGCTGGTTTTTCTGGTTATTTTTAGCGTCTTCAGCAAACAGCATGGACGTGAGCCGGAGATTGTCTTCAGCGAATTCATGGGTTCGGTGGAGCGCGGCGACGTTCAGGAAGTCGTCATTCAAGGTCACAACATCCAGGGCAAATACAAAAACGGCGAGCGCTTCCGTACCTTCGCGCCCAACGATCCGGAGCTGGTCAAATCACTGCGCGAAAAAAATATCAAAATCGCGGCCAAGCCGGAGGAAGATTCCCCTTGGTACATGGTGCTGCTGCTCAACTGGTTCCCGATGCTTTTGCTGATCGGTGTGTGGATCTTCTTCATGCGCCAGATGCAGGTCGGCGGCGGCAAAGCGATGTCGTTCGGCAAGAGCCGCGCGAAATTGCTGACCGAGAATCAGCACCGGGTGACTTTTAGCGACGTCGCCGGAGTCGATGAAGCCAAGGACGATCTGCAAGAAATTATCGCGTTTTTGAAAGACCCGAAGAAATTCACCAAGCTTGGCGGCCGTATTCCTAAAGGCTGTCTGTTGGTGGGCCCTCCGGGCACGGGCAAGACGTTGCTCGCGCGGGCGATCGCCGGTGAAGCCGGGGTGCCGTTCTTCAGCATCAGCGGTTCGGACTTTGTCGAGATGTTCGTCGGCGTCGGCGCGTCGCGGGTGCGCGACCTGTTTGTACAAGGCAAAAAGAATGCGCCGTGCATTATTTTCATCGATGAAATCGACGCAGTTGGGCGCCACCGTGGTGCCGGCCTGGGCGGCGGTCATGACGAGCGGGAGCAAACCCTCAACCAATTGCTCGTCGAAATGGACGGCTTCGAAGCCAACGAAGGCGTTATATTGATCGCCGCTACGAACCGTCCCGACGTGCTCGATCCTGCTCTGCTCCGCCCCGGTCGCTTCGACCGGCGCGTGATTGTGCCGCGGCCGGATGTAAAGGGCCGTGAGGGCATCCTGTCGGTTCATACGCGCAAGGTGCCGGTGGGAACTGATGTTGATATCGGCGTGTTGGCGCGCGCCACACCGGGTTTCGCCGGCGCCGACCTTGAGAACTTGGTGAATGAAGCGGCGTTGCTGGCAGCGCGCAATAACAAAGATAAAGTCGACATGGACGACTTCGAGTTGGCCAAAGACAAAGTTATGATGGGCGCCGAGCGCCGTAGCATGATCATCAGCGACGAAGAGAAGCGCAATACGGCTTACCATGAGGCTGGCCATGCGTTGGTTGCCAAATTGCTGCCGGGCGCCGATCCAATTCATAAAGTAACGATCATTCCGCGCGGCATGGCTCTGGGCTTGACGCAGCAACTGCCGATGGATGAGAAACACACCTACGCCAAAGAATATTTGCTGAACAATTTGGTCATTCTTTTCGGCGGCCGGGTCGCCGAAGAGCTCGTCTTGGAGCATATGACCACCGGTGCGGGCAACGATATCGAGAAGGCCACCGACTTGGCGCGCCGCATGGTTTGTGAATGGGGTATGAGCGAAAAGCTCGGACCGATGACCTTTGGTAAGAAGGAAGAAGAGATCTTCCTGGGCCGCGACTTCACCCAAAAAGTCGAATATTCGGAGAGCACCGCCATCGAGATCGACAGTGAAGTGCGGCGCATCATCCAAGAGAGCTATCACAAAGCCAAGGACTTGCTGAAGACCAATTTGCGGCTGTTGCACAAAGTCGCCGAGATGTTGCTTGAGAAAGAAGTTCTCGACGGATCGGAAATTGACACGATCGTCAAAGAGTTTGGCGGGAACGGTGGCGCCCCGCTGACTCCATCGGCTGCCGCGGCGATGGCCTAA
- the tilS gene encoding tRNA lysidine(34) synthetase TilS, translating to MATSLETKLLQANDQHGLWRPGERVLVAVSGGPDSMALLHLLSELRHEVSLHLEVAHLEHGIRGDAAKNDARFVEEVARDLQLPCHLKEIDLPRLKSAAGKGNLEALARAARYRFFAEVMQRQGLAKVATAHTLDDQAETVLMWFLRGAGMKGLAGIVPRLEVEVGPDAKTTKKITVVRPLLAISKAELLDYLASKNSAYRVDATNADTAYLRNWLRLELLPTLRARLDERLPRRLSQQAGLLREEDAFLDELARVKLDGLRHGEALDRERLLREPLVLQRRIVRLWLCELRGKLSGLDYDHLAAILRLARGEAPQGRLALPGGRELICEYGRLKLRDTRRGRAGSCYTYVLTVGKTLHIPEASLEIVSECSAAANSPLPESLTQAIFDVAFLTGPLMVRNFRNGDSFQPLGMTGHKKVKDLFIDAKLPLGTRAVLPLLTMGEQVLWIPGHGRSELGKVTARTQAVVRFKTVRVPV from the coding sequence ATGGCGACGTCGCTGGAGACCAAGCTTTTACAAGCCAACGATCAGCATGGGTTGTGGCGACCGGGCGAGCGCGTTTTGGTTGCGGTCTCGGGCGGTCCGGACTCGATGGCTTTGCTGCACTTGCTTTCGGAGCTGCGTCATGAGGTTTCGCTGCACCTTGAGGTCGCCCACCTGGAGCACGGTATCCGCGGCGACGCAGCCAAGAATGATGCCCGTTTTGTCGAAGAAGTAGCGCGCGATTTACAACTGCCATGTCACTTAAAGGAGATCGATTTGCCGCGCCTTAAGTCGGCCGCCGGCAAAGGCAATCTGGAAGCGCTGGCGCGGGCTGCGCGATACCGCTTTTTCGCCGAGGTGATGCAGCGGCAGGGCTTGGCAAAGGTTGCCACGGCGCACACGCTCGACGATCAGGCAGAAACGGTGCTTATGTGGTTCTTGCGTGGTGCCGGAATGAAAGGTTTGGCCGGCATCGTGCCGCGGCTCGAAGTCGAGGTTGGGCCCGACGCCAAGACAACAAAAAAGATCACGGTTGTCCGCCCCCTGTTGGCAATCTCCAAGGCGGAGCTGCTCGACTATCTGGCGAGCAAAAATTCCGCGTATCGCGTCGACGCTACCAATGCGGACACTGCTTATCTACGCAATTGGCTGCGCCTGGAATTGCTGCCGACGCTGCGCGCTCGGTTAGATGAGCGCTTGCCGCGGCGCTTGAGCCAGCAGGCGGGACTCTTGCGCGAGGAAGACGCTTTTCTTGACGAGCTGGCGCGCGTCAAGCTCGATGGTCTGCGTCATGGCGAAGCGCTTGATCGAGAGCGCTTGCTGCGGGAGCCGCTGGTCTTGCAAAGACGTATTGTGCGACTTTGGCTTTGTGAGTTGCGCGGTAAGTTATCCGGCCTTGACTATGACCATTTGGCCGCGATTTTGCGTTTGGCTAGAGGCGAGGCGCCGCAGGGGCGTTTAGCTTTGCCTGGCGGCCGCGAGTTAATTTGTGAGTATGGGAGGCTCAAACTCAGGGACACTAGGAGAGGGCGCGCAGGAAGCTGCTACACCTACGTACTAACCGTCGGTAAAACCCTCCATATTCCAGAAGCTAGCCTGGAAATCGTCAGCGAATGTTCGGCAGCGGCGAATTCGCCCCTGCCGGAATCTTTGACGCAAGCCATTTTCGACGTCGCGTTCTTGACAGGGCCTCTGATGGTGCGCAACTTCCGCAACGGCGATAGCTTCCAACCCTTGGGTATGACCGGACACAAAAAAGTGAAAGATCTATTTATCGATGCCAAGCTGCCCCTCGGAACTCGCGCGGTCTTGCCACTGTTGACGATGGGAGAGCAGGTGCTGTGGATTCCTGGACATGGACGCAGCGAATTGGGTAAGGTGACAGCGCGAACCCAGGCGGTGGTCCGTTTCAAAACGGTGCGGGTGCCCGTCTAA
- a CDS encoding carotenoid 1,2-hydratase produces MGRAGDVAVGVVFGGSRVDDGQIAARQFLLELWHRDQQRLARVLLFHRLPITLEEMALQISMARRSRLAFLSALIACWFGASAFTYQLALPGRKLVFPTDHYSHPDFKTEWWYYTGHLTSASGKPYGYQVTFFRFGLRDKQDVKSQPLFTDLYMAHFALSDIAAKKFTFRERIQRGIGDKAGAATDRYLVWNENWRVSGAGNDHRIVVSDRGTALDLNLKSRKAPALHGDNGHSQKGEGEGRASYYYSLTRLQTDGELTVAGKTEKVSGLSWMDHEFGSNQLRDDQVGWDWFSLQLDNNSEVMLYMMRRKDGSIDLHSSGTLIDKNGATKHLTKQDYRIEVRERWKSPKSGAHYPIKWRVAIPSESVELEITPAFAEQELITNRSTRVTYWEGAVQVAGTARGAPIKGKGYVEMTGYAGKLNI; encoded by the coding sequence ATGGGTCGCGCCGGGGATGTGGCCGTTGGCGTAGTCTTCGGCGGGTCGCGTGTCGACGATGGACAAATTGCCGCTCGGCAATTTCTGTTGGAGCTGTGGCACCGTGATCAGCAGCGTCTCGCGCGTGTATTGCTTTTCCATAGGCTCCCTATAACACTAGAGGAAATGGCACTGCAAATCTCGATGGCGCGACGATCGCGTTTGGCGTTCTTGTCGGCATTGATCGCCTGCTGGTTTGGCGCCAGTGCCTTTACCTATCAGCTTGCGCTACCCGGCCGGAAGTTAGTGTTCCCAACCGATCACTATTCCCATCCCGATTTCAAAACCGAGTGGTGGTACTACACCGGCCATTTGACCAGCGCGAGTGGCAAGCCGTACGGCTATCAAGTGACGTTTTTTCGCTTTGGTTTGCGCGACAAACAAGACGTGAAAAGCCAACCGCTGTTTACCGACCTTTATATGGCGCACTTTGCGCTGTCGGACATCGCCGCGAAGAAGTTTACGTTTCGCGAACGGATTCAAAGGGGCATCGGCGACAAAGCCGGCGCGGCCACCGATCGCTACCTGGTGTGGAATGAGAATTGGAGGGTCAGCGGCGCCGGCAACGATCATCGGATCGTAGTCAGCGATCGCGGCACGGCGCTCGATCTTAATCTCAAGTCGCGGAAGGCTCCGGCGCTGCACGGCGACAACGGCCACAGCCAAAAGGGCGAAGGCGAGGGGCGGGCGTCTTACTATTATTCGCTAACGCGCCTGCAGACCGATGGCGAGCTGACGGTTGCCGGTAAAACCGAAAAAGTTTCAGGGCTCTCCTGGATGGACCATGAGTTTGGCAGCAACCAACTGCGTGACGATCAAGTCGGTTGGGATTGGTTTAGTCTGCAATTGGATAATAACAGCGAAGTGATGTTGTATATGATGCGCCGCAAGGACGGCAGCATCGATCTCCATTCCAGCGGAACCCTGATCGACAAGAACGGCGCGACCAAGCATTTGACCAAGCAAGACTACCGCATCGAGGTGCGCGAGCGCTGGAAGAGCCCGAAGAGCGGCGCCCACTATCCGATAAAATGGCGGGTTGCCATTCCGAGCGAGTCTGTCGAGCTGGAGATCACGCCGGCCTTTGCCGAGCAGGAGTTGATCACCAACCGGAGCACGCGGGTGACCTACTGGGAAGGGGCTGTGCAAGTCGCCGGCACGGCGCGCGGCGCGCCGATCAAAGGCAAGGGCTACGTTGAAATGACCGGATACGCGGGGAAGCTGAATATCTAA
- a CDS encoding sulfurtransferase, translated as MEKQYTRETLLITVPQLQQKLPSGNLSIVDTRPAEDYANGHIPGATHFDLFGLSLVDTSAAPLKAFMFMIHHVLELRGISADKEVIFYEDNSGMRAARGVWFLEYYGHPNVKMLDGGYKAWQAAGAPVTTAATTPKAASLKTAERRDVLSTADDLLHALGKKNIAVLDTRSEGEYFGIQVRAARGGAVPGAIHIEWTDNLDGSGKFKSNAELKALYDKAGITPDKEVYSYCQGGYRAAHSYIALRLLGFAKVRNYIGSWKEWGDRTDLPIEHPTKE; from the coding sequence ATGGAAAAGCAATACACGCGCGAGACGCTGCTGATCACGGTGCCACAGCTCCAACAGAAATTGCCGAGCGGCAATTTGTCCATCGTCGACACGCGACCCGCCGAAGACTACGCCAACGGCCACATCCCCGGCGCGACCCATTTCGATTTATTTGGCCTGAGCCTGGTCGACACCAGCGCCGCGCCGCTCAAAGCGTTCATGTTCATGATCCACCACGTGCTCGAGCTGCGCGGCATCAGCGCGGACAAAGAAGTGATCTTCTACGAAGACAACTCCGGCATGCGCGCGGCGCGCGGCGTGTGGTTTCTAGAATATTACGGCCACCCCAACGTCAAGATGCTCGACGGCGGTTATAAAGCGTGGCAAGCCGCCGGCGCGCCGGTCACTACCGCAGCGACAACTCCCAAAGCCGCCAGTTTGAAAACCGCCGAACGGCGCGACGTGCTCTCGACAGCGGACGATCTGTTACACGCCCTCGGCAAAAAAAATATTGCCGTACTCGACACCCGCAGCGAAGGCGAATACTTCGGCATCCAAGTGCGCGCCGCCCGCGGCGGCGCCGTGCCCGGCGCGATCCATATAGAATGGACCGACAACCTCGACGGCAGCGGCAAGTTCAAATCCAACGCAGAGTTAAAAGCGCTGTACGACAAAGCCGGCATCACGCCTGACAAAGAGGTCTATTCGTACTGCCAAGGCGGCTATCGCGCCGCCCACTCTTATATCGCGCTGCGCCTGCTCGGCTTTGCCAAGGTGCGCAACTACATCGGCTCGTGGAAAGAATGGGGCGACCGCACCGATCTGCCGATCGAGCATCCGACTAAAGAGTAA